The sequence AAGTGCAACTCAAAAAAAACTAAAATAGGTTTAGTATTGATTAACTTTGTAATTGAATTATTGTTGATTTTCCTGTTGGATTTATAGTTGTTTGCGTTAAATATTAGAAAAATGCTTAATAAATTTAAGGAAGATTGCGACTTATTTTAAAATTTAAGACAAATACAACATTTAAGAATTTCGAAGCATATAAATAATTAGTAAAATCGCAAATAACTATAGTAATTCTTTATCAATAATGCCCTCTCCTTTAAATACATTTTTGTATATGCTAATTTTTTCCCCAATTTCTAAGAGTTTATCTATCTCCTTTTTGAGTGGCAACTTTCTAAAATGTTCCCTCTTATTTAACTCTCCCATAAATCTTATTATTTCCTCTTCATTCTCTTTTCTGATATACTCTTCCAATTTATTTAGATTATCTTTTATTCTATTTATTCGCTCTGAAACATCATAACCTATAAGTTCTTTGCATTTCTCAGAAACCTCATCCAAATTTTTACTCTTAAATATATTTCTTCCAAATTCTTCCCTTTCTTCCCAACTGATTATCCAATTGTCATCAATCTTTGTTTTTGAACTTTCCTCCATTGCCTCAAAAATAATATCATCCAACTCATCCAAATAAAGTTCTTCACAATATTCTATTGCCTTTTTTATTATTCTCTTATTGCATTTTCCTTTTTTTATTCCCTTACAGTAGTGTTTTATTATTAGTAACAAATCCCCATTCCACTTTACCATAAAACTAAATGGAAAGATTTTACACATG comes from Methanotorris formicicus Mc-S-70 and encodes:
- a CDS encoding YkgJ family cysteine cluster protein, with translation MEWEVTFDGITYECIKCAYCCSCENWRIYLNYFDTLKLKNYSYAIEDYGDGIFKKRLKVNEGGCILLHNNLCKIQLEKGYEYKPLMCKIFPFSFMVKWNGDLLLIIKHYCKGIKKGKCNKRIIKKAIEYCEELYLDELDDIIFEAMEESSKTKIDDNWIISWEEREEFGRNIFKSKNLDEVSEKCKELIGYDVSERINRIKDNLNKLEEYIRKENEEEIIRFMGELNKREHFRKLPLKKEIDKLLEIGEKISIYKNVFKGEGIIDKELL